Within Thermodesulfobacteriota bacterium, the genomic segment TCGTCAACCAGACCCTCGAGAAGTATCGCACCCTGAAGGAGAAAGAGAGGTTGGAGGAGGAGGTCCGGAGGCTCTCCATCACCGACGACCTGACCGGACTTTACAACCATCGCCACTTCTTCAAGACCCTGGAGTCTGAGATTGTCCGAAGCGCACGGCAGAAGACCTCCCTCTCGCTCCTCATGTTCGATCTGGACAATTTCAAGCGCTATAACGATCTCCGCGGACACCTCGAGGGAGACAAGGTGCTCAAAAAGATCGGGGAGATCGTCCGGCATTCCATTCGGAGCAACGTCGATTCCGGATATCGCTACGGAGGAGACGAATTTGCCGTTCTCCTGATCGGGGCCACCCGGGATCAGGCCCTCCAGATCGCGGAGCGCATCCGCCAGTCGATCCAGGAGGCCGGGTTCGATCAGATCACGGTGAGCATGGGGCTTTCAGAATTCCAAGAGCAATTTGACCTCGAAAGGTTCGTCAAGGCGGCTGACGAAGCCATGTATGTCGCCAAACACGGTGGAGGCAATCGAATCCATACGAGCAGTCCTTAATTTCTGATGGAAAAATCCCTTCGCCCCCGACTTTTTCTCATCGACGGCTCCTCCTATCTCTACCGGGCCTTCTATGCCATCCGCCATCTCTCCAATTCGAAGGGGCTTCCGACCAATGCCATCTATGGCTTTACCCAGATGCTCCTCAAGGTGCTCAAAGAGCACCGGCCAGACTATCTGGCCATCGTCTTTGATTCGAAGGCCCCGACCTTCCGAAGCGAGGTCTTCAAGGAGTATAAGGCCAATCGGCCGGCCATGCCCGAGGGGCTGATCCCCCAGATCCCCTACATCAAGAAGATCATCGAGGGGTATCGCATCGCCACCCTGGAACAGGAGGGCTATGAGGCGGACGATCTCATCGGGACCGTGGCCAAAGGCTTTGAATCGGAGGTCGATGTCGTCATCATCACCGGAGACAAGGACATCCTCCAGCTCGTCAACGATCGCATTCAGGTCTACGACACGATGAAGGAAAGGCGCTTCGGCGTGGCGGAGGTCAAGGAGCGTTTCGGCGTCTCGCCCGAACAGGTGGTGGACGTGATGGGCCTGGCCGGAGATGCCATCGACAACATCCCGGGTGTCCCTGGCATCGGAGAGAAGACAGCGGTGGAACTCATCAGGGCCTTTGGGTCGATCGATCATCTCCTCGGGCATCTGGATCAGATCCCACAGAAAAAGTTGAGGGAGAAGCTTCAGCAACACGCCGCCTTGGCCCGCTTGAGCCGTACCCTGGCGACCATCCGCACCGATGTCCCCCTCGCCTGCCGGATAGAAGACTTCGCCCTCTCCCCCCCGGACCTGAAGAGCCTGAGGGAGCTCTTCAAAGAGCTGGAGTTCCATAAATTCCTCAAGGAGCTTCCTTCGGAAGAACCCCAAGCAAAAGAGGGCCGCGATTACCGTCTGGTCACGGATCGGGATCAGTTTCTTGCGTTATTGAAGGCCTTGAGGGAGTCGGGGTGTTTCGCCATCGACCTCGAAACGACCTCCCCCCATCCGATGTGGGCGAGACCCGTGGGAATCAGCTTCTCCCCTGCGGCCGGGCAGGCCTACTATCTCCCGGTCGGTCACCAGGAGGGAAAACAACTCCCTTATCCACAGGTGATCCAGGATCTGAAGCCCCTTTTGGAAGACGAGACGATTAGGAAGGTGGGCCAGAACATCAAATACGACTGGGTCGTCCTGAAGCACCAAGGCATCGAGCTCCGGGGGGTCAGCTTCGATACGATGATCGCCTCCTACCTCCTCAACCCGACGAAACATAATCACAACCTCTCCGAGATCGCCCGGGAGTATCTGGATCGATCGATGACCGAGTACAAGGAGGTCACCGGAGGCAAGGCCATAACCTTCGACCAGGTCGATCTCGAGAGGGCGAAGGATTATAGCTGTGAGGATGCCGAGGTCACCTTTCAGCTCTTTCATCTCCTTTTGCCGAAACTGCGAGAGGCGGGGGTGGATGACCTCTTCGAGAAGGTGGAGATGCCTTTGAGCATCGTCCTGGCCAAGATGGAGATGAACGGGGTGAAGATCGATGTGGAGCTCCTGAAGGCCTATTCGAAAGAGATCGAGGCCCAGCTCCAGACCAGGATGGAGAAGATTTACCATCTCGCCGGAGAGGTCTTCAACATCAACTCCTCCCAACAATTGGGGAAGATCCTCTTCGAAAAATTGAAACTGCCGGTGGTGAAGAAGACCAAAACCGGCTATTCGACCGACGTCGAGGTGCTCGAAAAGCTCGCCCTCCACCACGACCTCCCTCTCGAAATCTTGGGCTATCGGAATCTCTCCAAACTGAAATCGACCTACATCGATGCCCTGCCCAGGCTGGTCCACCCCGAGACGGGCCGGATCCATACCTCTTATAATCAGACGGTCACCGCCACAGGCCGGCTCTCCTCCAGCGATCCGAACCTTCAGAACATTCCCATCCGGACCGATGAGGGAAACCGGATCCGCCAGGCCTTCATCCCGGAGGAAGGCTCTCTCCTCGTCTCGGCGGATTATTCCCAGATCGAGTTGCGACTGCTGGCCCACTTCTCGGAGGACGGAAGATTGGTCGAGGCCTTCCGGAACGACGAGGACATCCATCGCCGGACCGCCGCTGAAATCTTCGGGGTCCCCATGGAAGAGGTCACCCCCTCGATGCGAAGGGAGGCCAAGGTGATCAACTTCGGGATCATCTACGGGATGAGCGCCTACGGACTCTCCCAGCAATTGGGGACGGAGCCCAAGGTCGCCCAGGCCTACATCGACGAATATTTCAAGAAATATGCCGGGGTCCAGACCTATATTCAGAGGAGTTTGGAGGAGGCCCGCAAGAGAGGCTATGTGACGACCCTCTTCAACCGCCGTCGGTTTTTGCCGGAGATCCACTCCCCAACGGTGGCCATTCGGCAGGCCTCCGAGAGGATGGCGATCAATACCCCCCTCCAGGGGACCGCAGCCGACATCATCAAGGTGGCCATGATCCGGATCCAGAACCGGATCGAGGAGCTTCGCCTGGCGGCCCGGATGATCATGCAGGTCCACGACGAACTGGTCTTCGAGGTCCCCGAAGAAGAGGTCGAGGCGATCCTCCCCCTGATTCGAAAGGAGATGGAGGCGGTGGTGGAGTTGAAGGTTCCGTTGAAAGTCTCTCTCAGCACGGGCAGAAACTGGGCTGAGGCCCATTGAACCCTGAGGTAAGGAGTCATAACTACCCTTTTCCGATCCAGAAAGGGGGTCCTATGAACAGGGGATTTCTTCTAAGCCTCTTGATCCTGGTCGCCTCGTCCGGGAGGATAGCGGCCCAGGATCTTTACCGCTGGGTGGATGAAAAGGGGGTGGTTCATTTCACCGACGACCTCACCCGAGTGCCGGAGCGATTTCGAACCTCATTGGAGAAGAAAGGCCCCCTCGAAAAACCCGCCCCCTCCCCGAAACTCTCACCGGATCCTCAGCCAGAGAAGCAACCCCTTCCTCCCGCGCCGGAGAAAAGAGATCTCTTTGGAAGGGATGAGGCCTGGTGGAGGGCGAAGGTGAGGGAATGGGAAGATAAACTTCAGAAGGCTCGGGAGAACGTAGAGCGGCTCCAGGCCGAAATCAGACAGAAGGAGAAAGAGCTGGCTGAGGTCAGGCTCAAACCTGACAAGTTCAAAAAGAAGACAAAGAAAGTGGAATCCGAGATCAAGACCTTACAGGCCGAAGCCAAGTCCTGGGAGGACCAGGTGAATGAGGCCCAGGAGATGCTCGAGAAGGTCCTCCCGAAAGAAGCGGCCGATTCCCGGGCCGATCCCGAATGGCTCAAACCCAAAGAGGCCGGGAAACCTTAACCGATTACCCCCTCCTAAAAGCCCACCCACCCTGGTTCTTCCCAGAAAAAGGCCCGGACCAAGCAGGTCTTGACAAAAGACGGAGGATTCCTTAAAATGAAGGTATACCATAGGGGGGTATAGTATATGGGAGATCCCAGACCGAAAAAAGAAATCTTGATGAGGCTGAAGAGGATCGAGGGGCAGATCCGGGGCATCCAGAGAATGGTGGAGGCGGGGGCGGCCTGCCCGGACATCCTGACCCAGGTGGCCGCCGCCACCGCGGCCCTCAAAAAGGTGGGGTCGACCATCGTCCG encodes:
- a CDS encoding DUF4124 domain-containing protein; amino-acid sequence: MNRGFLLSLLILVASSGRIAAQDLYRWVDEKGVVHFTDDLTRVPERFRTSLEKKGPLEKPAPSPKLSPDPQPEKQPLPPAPEKRDLFGRDEAWWRAKVREWEDKLQKARENVERLQAEIRQKEKELAEVRLKPDKFKKKTKKVESEIKTLQAEAKSWEDQVNEAQEMLEKVLPKEAADSRADPEWLKPKEAGKP
- the polA gene encoding DNA polymerase I → MEKSLRPRLFLIDGSSYLYRAFYAIRHLSNSKGLPTNAIYGFTQMLLKVLKEHRPDYLAIVFDSKAPTFRSEVFKEYKANRPAMPEGLIPQIPYIKKIIEGYRIATLEQEGYEADDLIGTVAKGFESEVDVVIITGDKDILQLVNDRIQVYDTMKERRFGVAEVKERFGVSPEQVVDVMGLAGDAIDNIPGVPGIGEKTAVELIRAFGSIDHLLGHLDQIPQKKLREKLQQHAALARLSRTLATIRTDVPLACRIEDFALSPPDLKSLRELFKELEFHKFLKELPSEEPQAKEGRDYRLVTDRDQFLALLKALRESGCFAIDLETTSPHPMWARPVGISFSPAAGQAYYLPVGHQEGKQLPYPQVIQDLKPLLEDETIRKVGQNIKYDWVVLKHQGIELRGVSFDTMIASYLLNPTKHNHNLSEIAREYLDRSMTEYKEVTGGKAITFDQVDLERAKDYSCEDAEVTFQLFHLLLPKLREAGVDDLFEKVEMPLSIVLAKMEMNGVKIDVELLKAYSKEIEAQLQTRMEKIYHLAGEVFNINSSQQLGKILFEKLKLPVVKKTKTGYSTDVEVLEKLALHHDLPLEILGYRNLSKLKSTYIDALPRLVHPETGRIHTSYNQTVTATGRLSSSDPNLQNIPIRTDEGNRIRQAFIPEEGSLLVSADYSQIELRLLAHFSEDGRLVEAFRNDEDIHRRTAAEIFGVPMEEVTPSMRREAKVINFGIIYGMSAYGLSQQLGTEPKVAQAYIDEYFKKYAGVQTYIQRSLEEARKRGYVTTLFNRRRFLPEIHSPTVAIRQASERMAINTPLQGTAADIIKVAMIRIQNRIEELRLAARMIMQVHDELVFEVPEEEVEAILPLIRKEMEAVVELKVPLKVSLSTGRNWAEAH
- a CDS encoding metal-sensitive transcriptional regulator — its product is MGDPRPKKEILMRLKRIEGQIRGIQRMVEAGAACPDILTQVAAATAALKKVGSTIVRTYMEECLEESRKEPVPKHREALKEFETAISRYLDYA
- a CDS encoding diguanylate cyclase encodes the protein MGSASPKNRVKGKVLIVDDSPDTLEIIQKLLRYEGYEVLTAATGEEGVRRAAEENPEVILMDINLPDIDGVEALRKIKHQNPIQCVIMLTAYATLDNAIQALKEGASDFVKKPFENEHLIHIVNQTLEKYRTLKEKERLEEEVRRLSITDDLTGLYNHRHFFKTLESEIVRSARQKTSLSLLMFDLDNFKRYNDLRGHLEGDKVLKKIGEIVRHSIRSNVDSGYRYGGDEFAVLLIGATRDQALQIAERIRQSIQEAGFDQITVSMGLSEFQEQFDLERFVKAADEAMYVAKHGGGNRIHTSSP